The genomic DNA ACGCGCGCGAATGCATTACCAGCCTGGTTTCCCGCGGTACTTTCCCGCAGCTGAACCTGGCGCCGGTCAACTTTGATGCGCTGTTCATGAGTTATCTGCAGCAACAGGCTGGCGAAGGCGAACAACCGCATCAGGATGCCTGATGAACGCCGCTAACGCTTCAATGACTGTCATCGGTGCCGGCTCCTACGGCACCGCTCTTGCGATCACGCTGGCGCGCAATGGCCACAACGTTGTGCTGTGGGGCCATGACCCGAAACACATCGCCACGTTACAGCACGATCGCTGCAACGCTGCCTTTCTCCCGGATGTTCCTTTCCCTGATACGCTCCGCCTGGAAAGCTCGCTGACCGCGGCGCTGGCCGCCAGTCGCGATATTCTGATCGTGGTGCCAAGCCATGTGTTTGGCGACGTTCTGCAACAGATCAAACCCCTGATGCACCCTGATGCGCGGCTGGTCTGGGCGACGAAAGGTCTGGAAGCCGAAACCGGGCGTTTGTTGCAGGATGTGGCGCGCGATGTGCTGGGCGATGCGATCCCGCTGGCGGTGATCTCCGGCCCGACGTTTGCCAAAGAGCTGGCCGCAGGTCTGCCGACGGCAATTTCGCTGGCTTCCACTGACCCTGTCTTCGCTGACGATTTGCAGCAGTTGCTGCATTGCGGCAAAAGTTTCCGTGTCTATATCAACCCGGATTTCATCGGCGTTCAGTTGGGCGGCGCGGTGAAAAACGTCATTGCTATCGGTGCCGGGATGTCTGACGGCATTGGTTTCGGCGCCAACGCGCGTACAGCGCTCATCACCCGCGGGTTGACTGAAATGTCCCGTCTTGGCGCGGCGCTGGGCGCTGATCCGGCGACGTTCATGGGCATGGCCGGGCTTGGCGATCTGGTGCTGACTTGTACTGACAACCAGTCCCGTAACCGCCGTTTTGGCATGATGCTCGGTAAGGGCATGGATGTGCAAAGCGCGCAGGACAGCATCGGCCAGGTGGTTGAAGGTTATCGCAATACCAAGGAAGTCCGCGCGCTGGCACACCGTTTTGGTGTTGAAATGCCAATAACCGAGGAAATTTATCAGGTATTGTATTGCGGAAAAAACGCGCGCGAGGCAGCATTGACCTTATTAGGTCGCGCACGCAAGGATGAGCGCAGCAGCCACTAGTCGCAAGGAACTTTGTCCCCTAACGACCCGGCCAGCGCAGAACTGGCCGGTCGTCATGATATCGTCTGGAGTATGCAATGTCGTGTGAAGAACTGGAAATTGTCTGGAACAACATCAAAGCCGAAGCCCGGGCGCTGGCTGACTGTGAGCCTATGCTTGCCAGTTTTTATCACGCGACGCTTCTCAAGCACGAAAATCTCGGCAGCGCGTTAAGCTACATGCTGGCGAATAAACTGGCATCACCCATCATGCCTGCCATCGCGATCCGTGAAGTGGTGGAAGAGGCGTATGCCGCCGACCCGGAAATGATCGCCTCCGCCGCCTGCGATATTCAGGCGGTGCGCACCCGCGACCCGGCGGTAGATAAATACTCCACGCCGCTGCTGTATCTGAAAGGTTTCCACGCGCTACAGGCGTATCGCATCGGTCACTGGTTGTGGAATCAGGGGCGTCGCGCACTGGCGATTTTCCTGCAAAACCAGGTTTCTGTGACCTTCCAGGTCGATATTCATCCGGCGGCGAAAATTGGTCGCGGTATCATGCTCGACCACGCCACAGGCATTGTCGTCGGTGAGACGGCGGTTATCGAAAACGACGTTTCTATCCTGCAGTCGGTCACCCTCGGCGGTACCGGGAAAACCAGTGGCGACCGCCATCCGAAGATCCGTGAAGGGGTGATGATTGGCGCTGGCGCGAAAATTCTCGGCAACATCGAAGTCGGGCGCGGCGCGAAAATCGGCGCAGGCTCCGTGGTGTTACAGCCGGTTCCGCCGCACACCACTGCCGCAGGCGTACCGGCGCGTATTGTCGGTAAACCTGACAGCGATAAACCATCGATGGATATGGATCAGCACTTCAACGGTATTCACCATACCTTTGAGTATGGTGACGGCATCTAATTTCTGAGCACGGCGCCAGGATATCCCAACTGGCGCCAGGCTTCATACACCACCACCGACACCGCATTCGACAGATTCATGCTGCGGCTGTCCGGCATCATTGGTATGCGTATTTTTTGATCCGGCGGCAGCGCGTCCAGAATGATCGCGGGCAGTCCGCGCGTTTCCGGGCCAAACATCAGAAAATCCCCGTCCTGGTAGCTGACAGCGCTGTGCGCGGGGGTGCCTTTGGTGGTCAGGGCAAACAGGCGCTGAGGCTTAACAGCGTCCTGAAACGCGGCGTAATTCGCATGGCGGGTAACGGCAGTAAATTCGTGATAATCCAGCCCGGCGCGGCGCAGGCGCTTGTCGTCCCAGGCAAAGCCCATCGGTTCGATGATATGCAGACGAAAGCCGGTGTTGGCGCACAGGCGGATGATGTTCCCGGTATTGGGCGGGATTTCAGGTTCGAATAAAACGATATTTAACATACTGCCCCCTTAATAGCGGGGGCAGAATAGCAGATCTGCGTTGATTACGCCGCGCTTCCGTGCGTCAGCGGGGCCAGCGCGGCATTCAGCTGCGCTTCTTCCTGCACCAGCGATTCGCGACTGATCTCATGAATCGTTTTCGCACCGGTCAGGGTCATCGCCACCTTCATCTCTTTCTCAATCAAATCGAGCAGGTTCGCCACGCCTTTACGGCCGTGCGTCGCCAGCGCGTAGAGATACGCGCGACCCAGCAGCACACTGTCAGCGCCCAGCGCAATCATGCGCACCACGTCGAGCCCGTTGCGAATACCGCTGTCGGCCAGAATCGTGATATCGCCTTTCACCGCATCGGCGATGGCGGGCAGGGCGCGCGCAGACGAGAGCACGCCATCGAGCTGGCGACCGCCGTGGTTGGAAACCACAATGCCGTCAGCGCCAAAACGTACCGCATCGCGCGCATCTTCCGGATCGAGGATCCCTTTGATCACCATCGGGCCGTCCCAGAATTCGCGGATCCACTCCAGGTCTTTCCATGAAATCGAGGGATCGAAATTGTTCGCCAGCCAGCCGATGTAATCTTCCAGCCCGGTGGGTTTGCCGAGATAGGTGGAGATGTTTCCCAGATCGTGCGGGCGACCATTGAGGCCCACATCCCACGCCCACTGCGGGTGGGTGACCGCCTGCCAGTAGCGGCGCATCGCCGCGTTCGCGCCGCTCATCCCGGAATGGGCGTCGCGGTAACGGGCACCGGGCGTTGGCATATCGACGGTAAACACCAGCGTGGAGCAGCCCGCCGCTTTGGCGCGTTCCAGCGCATTACGCATAAACCCGCGGTCGCGCAATACGTATAACTGGAACCACATCGGGCGTTTGAGGGTGGGGGCCACTTCTTCGATAGGACAGACGGACACCGTGGAGAGGGTAAACGGAATGCCTTTATCATCGGCGGCGCCAGCGGCCTGCACTTCGCCACGGCGGGCATACATACCGCACAGCCCGACCGGACCGAGTGCGACCGGCATCGACAGATTTTCGTTAAACAGCGTGGTCCCGAGGCTCAGGTCGGACATATTTTTGAGCACCCGCTGGCGAAGCGCCACCTGCGACAGATCTTCCACGTTGCGGCGCAGGGTGTATTCCGCGTAGGCGCCGCCGTCGATGTAGTGGAACAGGAATGGTGGCAGGATGCGCTGCGCCGCTGCCCGATAGTCGCTTGCTGCT from Trabulsiella odontotermitis includes the following:
- the gpsA gene encoding NAD(P)H-dependent glycerol-3-phosphate dehydrogenase, coding for MNAANASMTVIGAGSYGTALAITLARNGHNVVLWGHDPKHIATLQHDRCNAAFLPDVPFPDTLRLESSLTAALAASRDILIVVPSHVFGDVLQQIKPLMHPDARLVWATKGLEAETGRLLQDVARDVLGDAIPLAVISGPTFAKELAAGLPTAISLASTDPVFADDLQQLLHCGKSFRVYINPDFIGVQLGGAVKNVIAIGAGMSDGIGFGANARTALITRGLTEMSRLGAALGADPATFMGMAGLGDLVLTCTDNQSRNRRFGMMLGKGMDVQSAQDSIGQVVEGYRNTKEVRALAHRFGVEMPITEEIYQVLYCGKNAREAALTLLGRARKDERSSH
- the cysE gene encoding serine O-acetyltransferase; the encoded protein is MSCEELEIVWNNIKAEARALADCEPMLASFYHATLLKHENLGSALSYMLANKLASPIMPAIAIREVVEEAYAADPEMIASAACDIQAVRTRDPAVDKYSTPLLYLKGFHALQAYRIGHWLWNQGRRALAIFLQNQVSVTFQVDIHPAAKIGRGIMLDHATGIVVGETAVIENDVSILQSVTLGGTGKTSGDRHPKIREGVMIGAGAKILGNIEVGRGAKIGAGSVVLQPVPPHTTAAGVPARIVGKPDSDKPSMDMDQHFNGIHHTFEYGDGI
- the trmL gene encoding tRNA (uridine(34)/cytosine(34)/5-carboxymethylaminomethyluridine(34)-2'-O)-methyltransferase TrmL, whose translation is MLNIVLFEPEIPPNTGNIIRLCANTGFRLHIIEPMGFAWDDKRLRRAGLDYHEFTAVTRHANYAAFQDAVKPQRLFALTTKGTPAHSAVSYQDGDFLMFGPETRGLPAIILDALPPDQKIRIPMMPDSRSMNLSNAVSVVVYEAWRQLGYPGAVLRN
- the lldD gene encoding FMN-dependent L-lactate dehydrogenase LldD, which translates into the protein MIISAASDYRAAAQRILPPFLFHYIDGGAYAEYTLRRNVEDLSQVALRQRVLKNMSDLSLGTTLFNENLSMPVALGPVGLCGMYARRGEVQAAGAADDKGIPFTLSTVSVCPIEEVAPTLKRPMWFQLYVLRDRGFMRNALERAKAAGCSTLVFTVDMPTPGARYRDAHSGMSGANAAMRRYWQAVTHPQWAWDVGLNGRPHDLGNISTYLGKPTGLEDYIGWLANNFDPSISWKDLEWIREFWDGPMVIKGILDPEDARDAVRFGADGIVVSNHGGRQLDGVLSSARALPAIADAVKGDITILADSGIRNGLDVVRMIALGADSVLLGRAYLYALATHGRKGVANLLDLIEKEMKVAMTLTGAKTIHEISRESLVQEEAQLNAALAPLTHGSAA